Proteins from a genomic interval of Trichocoleus sp.:
- the sat gene encoding sulfate adenylyltransferase: protein MVLTQQADGIAAHGGQLINRIATPAQRQEFLGMADSLPRVQMNERTTSDLVMIAIGGFSPLTGFMEQVDYESVVESMYLSNGLPWSIPITLSVTEEVAAPLQEGTLVRLDAPSGRFVGVLELTQKYAYDKQKEAINVYRTDEEKHPGVKVVYAQGNVHLAGSVWLLERDAHPLFPTYQIDPAVSRTMFRERGWKTIVGFQTRNPIHRAHEYIIKCALETVDGLFLHPLVGATKEDDIAADVRMRCYEIMLEHYFPNDRVILAINPAAMRYAGPREAIFHALVRKNYGCTHFIVGRDHAGVGDYYGTYDAQYIFNEFDPQALGILPMKFEHAFYCTRTQSMATTKTSPSSPQERIHLSGTKVREMLRKGELPPPEFSRPEVATELAKAMKIAS, encoded by the coding sequence ATGGTCTTGACTCAGCAAGCAGACGGCATCGCCGCGCACGGCGGACAACTTATCAATCGCATTGCAACTCCGGCACAGCGTCAGGAGTTTTTAGGGATGGCGGATTCTCTGCCGCGAGTTCAAATGAATGAACGCACCACCTCTGATCTGGTGATGATCGCGATCGGAGGGTTTAGTCCGCTGACCGGATTCATGGAACAGGTGGACTATGAATCGGTGGTTGAAAGCATGTACCTATCCAATGGGTTGCCCTGGTCAATTCCGATTACGCTCTCTGTCACGGAAGAAGTCGCTGCACCGCTGCAAGAAGGCACGCTCGTTCGGCTGGATGCCCCCAGTGGTCGCTTTGTCGGCGTATTAGAACTAACCCAGAAATATGCTTACGACAAGCAAAAAGAAGCGATTAACGTCTATCGCACAGATGAAGAAAAACATCCTGGGGTGAAGGTCGTTTACGCGCAGGGTAACGTCCATTTGGCGGGTTCCGTTTGGCTATTAGAGCGCGATGCTCATCCGCTGTTCCCGACTTATCAGATTGATCCGGCAGTCTCTCGTACCATGTTCCGCGAGAGAGGCTGGAAGACGATCGTAGGCTTCCAAACGCGCAATCCAATTCACCGCGCCCATGAATACATTATTAAGTGTGCGCTGGAAACCGTTGATGGTTTGTTTTTGCATCCTCTGGTTGGAGCAACCAAGGAAGATGACATTGCAGCAGATGTGCGGATGCGCTGCTACGAGATTATGCTGGAGCATTATTTCCCGAACGATCGCGTCATCCTGGCAATCAATCCAGCAGCAATGCGCTATGCCGGACCCCGTGAGGCGATCTTCCATGCGCTAGTTCGTAAAAACTATGGCTGTACGCACTTTATTGTTGGGCGCGATCATGCTGGCGTGGGCGACTACTACGGCACATACGATGCTCAGTACATCTTCAATGAGTTTGATCCGCAGGCGTTAGGCATTCTTCCCATGAAGTTTGAACATGCCTTCTACTGCACCCGGACGCAATCGATGGCAACCACCAAGACCAGTCCTAGCAGTCCGCAAGAGCGCATTCACCTCTCAGGAACAAAAGTGCGGGAAATGCTGCGTAAGGGTGAGCTACCACCGCCGGAATTCTCTCGTCCGGAAGTAGCAACAGAACTGGCAAAGGCAATGAAAATTGCAAGCTAA